One part of the Prunus persica cultivar Lovell chromosome G5, Prunus_persica_NCBIv2, whole genome shotgun sequence genome encodes these proteins:
- the LOC18778048 gene encoding protein TAPETUM DETERMINANT 1: MMMTRRVGVVVTSSLLVFFAVVAAVLLFAPAFDHAVFMSIRHGSMGSSSSGAGNNTLTATHRKLLLRATEMDEPNRIPGEKCSKADIVINQGPTGPLPSGIPTYTVEIMNVCASGCDISRIHLTCGWFSSARLVNPRIFKRLHYNDCLVNDGKPLVNGGTLSFQYANTFLYHLSVSSVSCS, from the exons ATGATGATGACTCGGCGAGTCGGTGTGGTCGTTACGTCGTCTTTACTCGTCTTCTTCGCAGTAGTGGCTGCAGTGCTGCTGTTCGCGCCTGCGTTTGACCATG ctGTATTCATGAGCATCCGCCATGGTTCCATGGGTTCAAGCTCGTCTGGTGCAGGAAACAACACTCTCACTGCAACCCACCGCAAGCTTCTTCTTCGTG CGACAGAAATGGACGAACCAAACAGAATTCCAGGAGAAAAGTGTAGCAAGGCAGACATAGTGATAAACCAGGGTCCCACGGGCCCACTGCCAAGTGGTATTCCCACCTACACCGTTGAGATCATGAACGTGTGTGCCAGCGGCTGTGATATCTCTCGCATCCACCTCACCTGTGGTTGGTTCAGCTCGGCTCGGCTTGTGAACCCTAGGATCTTCAAGCGCCTTCACTACAACGACTGCCTTGTGAACGATGGCAAGCCTCTGGTCAATGGCGGTACACTGTCCTTTCAATACGCCAATACTTTTCTCTACCACCTCTCAGTTTCCTCCGTTTCATGCTCTTAA
- the LOC18776645 gene encoding protein MICRORCHIDIA 7 has translation MEATVKQELLETSNVPHPTGKPNGVTSKVVPPPGWVIDLSTSSSSSSSSGESDSDDSDDVGGVSGGLAKKRKRDGMGVVLPVGFLSPLPPEGVAPMLPAPDAAVTRVENTGVVSRPRCKQFWKAGDYEGAPCGNWESTAGGMDHVRVHPKFLHSNATSHKWALGAFAELLDNALDEVCSGATYVNLDMVENKKDQSRMLLIEDNGGGMDPDKMRHCMSLGYSAKSKVANTIGQYGNGFKTSTMRLGADVIVFSRCNGKDGKSATQSIGLLSYTFLKSTGKEDIVVPMLDYERRQGAWSKMLRSSLSDWNKNVETIVQWSPFSNEEDLHHQFYMMKNHGTRIIIYNLWEDDEGQLELDFDADPHDIQIRGVNRAEKNIQMAKEFPNSRFFLTYRHSLRSYASILYLRLPHNFRIILRGKDVEHHNIVNDMMMSQQVTYRPQPGADGIPKESNMVAVVTIGFVKDAKHHIDVQGFNVYHKNRLIKPFWRLWNAAGSDGRGVIGLLEANFVEPAHDKQGFERTTVLSRLEGKLITMQKNYWNNYCHKIGYAPRRNKKLINGSADKVTSDYFPETSPSKTNGATKSGSKRPLSVPDKLRSHAFQKVDLKSSKRFSKQAYHGHATVHISDEGTHRVQTPTKSGEGSSSSSEPSPPSTAMSDKQENDSSHKGFATKKDSGKDGQGVTRLSSCTEDIQSQQDCWPCGGTNLPTSRSKSKGNNVNGDCSVLEGDLGVVEQLRKENCELKERLEKKDGAASADLLQDLQCERDRCKSLETQLQAAQQKIVEMNKEQDTLIGIFSEERERRDNEEANLRKKLQDASNTIEELLDKVRALEVMKSANFKSNR, from the exons ATGGAAGCCACGGTGAAGCAGGAGCTTCTGGAAACTTCTAATGTTCCACATCCTACGGGGAAACCAAACGGCGTCACTTCGAAGGTGGTGCCACCACCAGGGTGGGTAATCGATCTGAGCACGAGTagtagcagcagcagcagtagcGGCGAGTCGGACTCGGACGATTCGGACGATGTCGGAGGCGTTTCGGGGGGTTTGGCGAAGAAGAGGAAGCGAGACGGGATGGGTGTCGTTTTGCCGGTTGGTTTTCTGAGTCCTCTGCCGCCGGAGGGGGTGGCGCCGATGCTTCCGGCGCCAGATGCGGCTGTAACGCGCGTCGAAAATACTGGGGTGGTCAGTCGGCCTAGATGTAAGCAGTTTTGGAAGGCTGGGGATTATGAGGGAGCTCCTTGTGGCAACTGGGAATCTACTGCTG GTGGGATGGACCATGTCAGGGTTCATCCGAAGTTTTTGCATTCCAACGCAACAAGCCATAAGTGGGCTCTTGGAG CTTTTGCAGAGCTCTTAGACAATGCGTTGGATGAG GTTTGTAGTGGTGCGACATATGTTAACCTAGATATGGTTGAAAATAAGAAAGACCAAAGCAGAATGTTGCTGATTGAAG ATAACGGTGGTGGGATGGATCCCGATAAGATGCGGCACTGCATGTCATTGGGGTATTCTGCGAAAAGCAAAGTTGCGAACACTATAGGACAAT ATGGAAATGGTTTTAAAACAAGCACCATGAGGCTCGGAGCAGATGTAATCGTGTTCTCTCGTTGCAATGGAAAAGATGGAAAAAG TGCAACACAGAGCATTGGATTGCTGTCTTACACATTTTTGAAGAGCACGGGAAAGGAAGATATTGTAGTTCCCATG CTTGATTATGAGAGAAGACAAGGGGCTTGGAGCAAGATGTTACGATCCTCTCTAAGTGATTGGAACAAAAATGTGGAAACAATAGTTCAATGGTCACCATTTTCTAATGAAGAAGACCTGCATCATCAG TTCTATATGATGAAAAACCATGGCACCCGAATTATCATATACAACCTTTGGGAGGATGATGAAGGACAGCTGGAGCTGGATTTCGATGCTGATCCACAT GATATTCAAATTAGAGGTGTCAATCGAGCTGAAAAGAATATACAAATGGCTAAAGAATTTCCCAACTCTCGTTTTTTCTTGACCTACCGGCACTCATTGAGG AGCTATGCATCAATTCTCTATTTGCGGCTTCCTCATAACTTCCGAATCATTCTTCGTGGGAAGGATGTTGAGCACCACAACATAGTGAATGATATGATGATGTCCCAGCAAGTCACATATCGGCCACAGCCTGGTGCTGATGGGATTCCAAAGGAGTCAAAT ATGGTTGCCGTTGTCACCATTGGGTTTGTGAAGGATGCAAAACATCACATCGATGTTCAAGGGTTCAATGTTTATCACAAAAATCGACTGATTAag CCATTTTGGAGGCTTTGGAATGCTGCAGGAAGTGACGGCCGTGGTGTTATAG GTCTCTTAGAAGCCAATTTTGTTGAACCAGCACATGATAAACAGGGTTTTGAGCGTACAACAGTTCTTTCAAGACTCGAGGGAAAATTGATAACTATGCAAAAGAATTACTG GAATAATTATTGTCATAAAATTGGCTATGCTCCAAGGCGTAATAAGAAGCTTATCAACGGCTCTGCAGATAAAG TGACTTCTGATTATTTTCCTGAAACTTCTCCCTCTAAAACGAATGGTGCTACTAAGTCAGGCAGCAAGAGACCATTATCAGTTCCTGACAAGCTCCGTTCACATGCATTTCAGAAAGttgatttaaaatcttcaaAAAGATTTTCTAAACAAGCGTACCATGGGCATGCgactgtacatatttctgatGAAGGCACACATAGAGTGCAAACGCCCACAAAATCTGGGGAAGGATCATCAAGTTCTTCTGAACCATCACCACCTTCGACAGCCATGTCTGATAAGCAAGAAAATGACAGTAGTCATAAGGGATTTGCTACTAAAAAAGATTCCGGGAAAGATGGCCAGGGTGTGACTCGGTTATCTTCATGCACGGAAGATATTCAGTCTCAGCAAGATTGTTGGCCATGTGGGGGAACCAATCTGCCCACCTCACGTTCCAAGTCAAAG GGGAATAATGTCAATGGTGATTGTTCTGTCTTGGAGGGTGATTTAGGCGTAGTGGAGCAATTGAGAAAAGAGAATTGTGAACTGAAGGAAAG ATTGGAGAAAAAGGATGGGGCAGCTTCAGCTGATTTGCTGCAGGACTTGCAGTGTGAAAGGGATAGGTGCAAGTCACTTGAAACTCAG CTCCAAGCGgcacaacaaaaaattgtgGAAATGAACAAGGAACAAGACACTCTAATTGGGATATTCTCCGAGGAGAGGGAACGACGAGACAATGAAGAGGCCAATTTGAGAAAGAAGCTGCAG GATGCATCCAATACGATTGAAGAATTGCTGGACAAGGTAAGGGCACTGGAAGTAATGAAGTCTGCTAATTTCAAATCCAATAGATAA